In Carassius carassius chromosome 27, fCarCar2.1, whole genome shotgun sequence, the sequence AGATATGTGAGGACAGCACCATCCTGCGCGATAATTAACTCAATCTAAAGTTATCAGAGTTGTTATTCTTCATCTACCCTTGGTTGTTGTTCAGAATTGTTAGCTGCCTGATGCAGTTGCAATATGACGAACGGGTCTTCCTGGACTCCTACTACAGCCCACCTCTGAGTCAAGCCTGAAAGAGTCATGAACCCTGAGTGGGAGAGCTCCAGTTTGCCATCCCGCAAAGCTTCAGAGGGTCAGATCCAAAAATAGATCCAGCGTAGACCCTAGCTGGGGTGCAAGTGATCTCCTCAGAGAGTTGAATCGAACTGAGATTGGTAGGAGGCCGTTCGTCTCCTCTGAATGTCAAGGGCATAGCTCTGCGGCACTCTTTACATCAGGCTTATCAGATACATGAAGATCTTCAGTCCCTGGTGCAAATGGTTGATAATACATCATGAGAATGAGCTTTCAGTATCGGTTTCTTTCAAAATGCAATGCATCGCAGCCTACTTATGCCTACCTTCCCTGACCTCATTCTGCAGCAAAAAGAGGACGAGTGAAGCGATTTACTAACCACATTTATTCAGAATAAAAAGAGATTTGTTTCACATAGCAGGTGTTTCACTGAAACTTCATTTGACCTTTTAATAACAAATCAATGCACCGGTCACGTGACTTGTTTTCCCACCAGCTCACACGTTCTTTTGTCTAAAGCgcagtcattttaaattaattgtaagTCAGTATTTTTGAGCCGTGGGTCCAGCCTTCTGTACCAATGGCATTTTGTATTGGGTCATCTGACGAGCAAAGACCTTTCGGTATGTTCTTTTTCCTTCAGGTatttatttcctgtttttatgTAACAGTTGCATGTTAGTTCTGATTTTCCTGTTACCTGTAACTCCAAGCATTGAGTAATTGGCATCAGCACTTCCCTTCGAGGCAGCCGAGAGGAGATCTGAGGTCTGTCATGTCATTCTAGCGAATCGCACTGAATGCTTAACTATGACCCAAAATTGACAGATGGATATTTAGGCCTGCTGCTGCTACTCAGAGGTTTTTCCCACCAGCGGAGAACATTATTTCTTGACGTCAATGCTGATCCCAGTGATCTAGTCCCATATAGACCCCAGCCATGCCTTAAACTTAAGGGGGAGGTTAGGAGAACTCCTTAGATCGCCTTCGCCTCTGCTATACTCAGGCCATTTTGAACTGCTAAGAagtcatttatttcatgctataaaACACCAATCGGATGGTTTTGATTGCTGCAAAAGTCAATGCACAGTTTGAaggtattattttgtatttgagaTTCACACTGACCtcataattaatacatttctatCACAAATGCCATTTGTGGTCATTTGGGTTTTGTGGGTTGCTTGCCTGAGAGACTGTTTAGTAGGGAATGAATTGGAAATGCATTTGAGCTCCCAGACGAGGAGCTTGAATCATTGTTTAGTCTGTCCTGTAGAACTCAACTGGCATGTGGTTTGATGTTAATTTTTCATTGCTTAAGGATAATGGGTTTGTTTTGGGTAGGACTGAATTTGGCTACTATACTTAAACCGAGGAGTAAAAGCTAAAACAGATGAAGGTACCCCATTGCACTAAATTTTTGATTGTGATGTGTGTAACGTTTGTTGTGGAATAGCGCCCTCTGTTGGCtctattgatttattttgatttggaACGTCTGTCTGTTTTAGTTCTAGATTTACAGCAGAGTTAAACATTCATTCCTAATCCTTTTAGTATATTTGCATGGCATTGCATTATTTATCTCCAAAGTGCTGCAAGGCTGAATTGTGAACTGAAGGTTTGTGTTTTGGATGTGTGAGGGGCAAGGGAAGTTGTGTTTGCAGACTTGAAGTCGAGATCTCCAGGTTGTCTCTTGTGATATCTCTCTTACGGAGACGATTTAGTGCCTTCCCTGCCTGAGGCTGGGCTTCCTCCACACCCCTTTTTGTCTTATGCAAGCCCTTTCTACAAACCTCTGTTAAACCGTCTCTTTGTAATACTGTAGCCAACGCTTAGTgtgcatatattttaatttgtctccattttcttcaaaatatatttttcaagaaTTTTGGTACCTTCGATCACAGGCCTCAGAAAAATGTTGTTGtatctaaaatgtaaattttttaaataaatatatataaaacatgcaaaTATCTATGAGACTGTGCGTgtgcatatatttgcatatatacatgcacatgtgtatatatatatataaaaagaacagaaaaaataCGCATTCTTTTGTGGAGTTGTGGAAAGTGTCTATTTTTCTATTCTTTTCTTTGGCCGGTGTAGTTATGAACTTTACTCTGCAATTAGGTGACTAATGTCTTGGAAATAAATAGTTTTGAgttatgattgtgtgtgtgtgttttgttgtttgtttgatttcattCATTCAAGCTGCCAGATGAACAGTGAGTTACACCTTGCCATTAGTGGGAAATGAGAGAGGGAAACAGCGGTCTCACTAACCACGCAATTTGCATAGAAACACTGTACTGCAGAAATCATGATTCGGTTCCCAATGAAattaacaactgaatttaaagccAACTGAAATGATGCATATGCAAAATCACAAGCCTAGAGGCTTGAAAGTAATTTATTAAACCACTTAAGGAATAGATGGATAGAATGTGGAAAGCCTGTATTATTAGATGCAGGCTTCCTGAAATGCCTAAGCATACCCTTAAATTGGGACTGAAATCATGTACCGgtactacttaaaaaaataaataaataaataaagttttagtaGTCTTGGTCAGTTTTTCACACACTGCAATGATGTGCAAAACTTTATCAGTTATTAACAGAACTCAAAATGTATACAAGTTACTaaactaatgaaataaaaaacacttaaaaacaattTCTCCCCAATGGAGTGTTCTTGGGATAAACTAAGACATACATCTCAAGGCCCAAATGTATTACCATTTTTATTTCTCAAAGATAGGATGTTAAAAAGTAACAATCTACAAACCAAACAGGTTAAAACAAGATCAAGTGAATAAAGCGTTACTAGACAAGTAACAATTGTAACTCAACAACCTGAAAAAGCGCTTGTGTAGGTTTATCTAAACAGATTTTTCCAATGGGCTGTCGATCTATTTACCCTGACATACATGAATGTGAATATTTGCCGTCCCATCTGAACAGAATGAATACTGACTGCAGTCATGTGATTGTGACTTCCCTAATAGCCTTCTGTAAATACCAGAACCATTTTAAATTGCCTAAAAAGAGAGCTCCCGAGGACTGACTGCAATTCCAATTGATATGACATTATAGAAGTGCTTTTGCATAAATCCACTGATTTTAATCTTGGAGCCATTGACATGTTGATTTGAAAAGGCAGGATTACAAGAAAAGAATTACAGCTACATCTTTGGAAACACAGATCCTGTCATACATCACTATACAAGGTCAAAATCATACAAGGTTATGAGGGCCTGGATTTGAactgcatatttatttttaaaaaaccagGGGTGGTCTTGAAATGAACAGATTTGGGGGAGGAAACCATGAAGGATTGGATGGAGCTGGTATGCTTGAAGTGGCAGGGTGAAGGGCGGTTTAACTGCAGTAGTACTGGCCTGTGTTGGCTCTTCGTCTCTTGCGGCTTTGCTGTTGTTCAAAGAAATGACGGATGTCCTCAGGTGTCACCACCTAAACAAGGAAAGGAGAAGAAAATGAACAGACACTACAAGCTTACATTCAACTAAAccaaacattaagaaaaaaaacacacacagagaagaaAACCTACCTTTCCTTCTGCTGCAAATCTCTGCAGGTAGTCCTTCAGCTCTGTCTTCATGTCATTATATCCTGATGTAAAGTTAAATGTCAACATCACAGTTGAGCAGTTACATTTGAAATCTCATATCAATGAGAAAACAAATTCgctttgctttcacacagataAGGATAAGGACCACTTAACTCTACTAACCATGGATAATCTCCAGCTGCTGAACCCGATTTAAGTTGTTTAGGGCCGACATCAAGGGGTCACGACTCTCAGCTCCTCCTGCTTGCTCAGCCTGCATTGTAGACTTGCCTTTGTTTTCATACGCAAGGACAGTGTCCATCTCATCCAGAAGGAAAGACACTCCTGCATCTGTATAGAGGACCTAAGCAAAGAAAGCAAATCATGAGATGAGACCAGAAAGAATGTTGTTttttcatcttcatcatgtttGAACGATACAGAACCACTctgttaatggattttttttaggaaaacattACAGGATTCCAGTGGGTTGAAGGTCtaaattgcagtttcaatgcagcttcaaagggctctacacaatcCACGCCGAGGAATAAGGATCTTATCTAGCAAACAGTCAAAAAgtcattttctgaaaaaaaatatttactttttttttttaccacaaatgcTTGTCTTGCATTAGCTCTGCGATGCGCATGTGTGATTTCAAATTTTCTCCTTTAACTTCAAAAAAACAATGAGGCGGTATTCCTCATGCCTATGTCAAGCATGACCTTTTCAACGTGACTAATGTGTGAGGTCAGGCTggtgcaagatgagcatttgtggttaaaaagtataattttttttgacaatGATTGATTGTTTCGCtaaataagacccttattcctcagctGGGACCATGCAGTATTTAATAATTATCTAGTTAATCTCCTCTGTAAAGTGTGCTTGAGCTGTACCTTGCAGTCGGTACAGGTGCAGAGTTTTGTGCGCCAGGCAGATGGCCAGAACACGGCGCCCTGCAGAGTCCGGCTCCAACCCGAGGCCTTCATCTCTCTCAGCCTGCATCCCTCCTCTGAGAAACCTTCAGCTTCTTCCTGGTGTTTCCGCTTACAGGCGGATGTCCCATTGACCTGCACCTGACGGCAGAGAGAAGGTCACCAAATCTTGATCACTGATTCCTTTCTTCCTGTGTAGATTGTTAAAATCATTTCTCATTCATACAGCTGAGTTGGCATTCTTGATAACAGCAACAAAACAATGTGGTGCAAATTCAGTTGAGCTCGATTTCATCAAATTATAGCTTAATTGAGACAGATGAAGCATAAGAGATGAACCAATTCCCCAATGAAAAGTCTTTCAAACATGCATCATCTAAAAGAACTACTGCCACCTTGTGGTGAGTGCATCGTGTCCTAAAACAATTATTCATTGAATACAAGTTGGAGATTTAAAGTTGGCTACCCACAATAAAAATGGACTGAACAGAAATTAATAGAATTAAAAATGCCATGTCATATTTCATCCTCCTATTAAGAGACAAGAAAACAAGCACATTACAGCAAACAGTTAGAACCTTCTCATCAGCAGAGCTCTTCGGGTTCTCATTGTTAATTTTCTTCTCCTCTTCATCATTTTCTACCTCCACCTTCACATCCTCCTCTCCTTTGCATGGACTTACTTTTGTCATGGGTGGCACTGATGCAAACAAGATAGAATAAACCTTCACAAATGTATAATTGTTGTAAACACTGTAAATGGCTTTACTGTTTCTtatgatcagtttaatgtgtcctgGCTGATACACTAATTTCTCTATTTTTAATGAGAACTTTGCCTCATTTTCATACTAACTTGTCTGTTAATGCAAAATGGAAGTAGAAACATGTATACAACAACATTACCTGCAATATGTGCAGCATAGTTCCAAAGGAAAGCGGTTTTATTCATGCACGACTCGCAAATCATCTCTTGCAGCTCCACACAGTCTGGCACTACGCAGCCCAAATGCTGAGAGAAACACAGAGATGTTCTGAAACATTTCAACCTGAATGCATTATGCTTCTCATCTACACACACAAAGAACACTAATCCATGTTCATGTCCTGTCTGATTTGATACTAACCCGACCATGGAACCAGTCCTCACACACAATACATTGGATCATCTCATCTGGAGCCTGAAGAGAGAACATGGTTCATAGATGCATGCAATCTActcaatgtaatataaaaaaagcaCTCGAAACATCCAAACACAATTAGAATCTGAACACTGATTCCTAATTAAAAACTATATTTGCAATACAACATACATTATAGAACATTATAGAATGCAACTCATTACCTCATCCTCTGGATCTGGGTAGGGTCTGTCACACGTGCAGTACAAGCCAAAAAAATTATGGCTGTATTTGTTCCCTGAATTCACTTTCTCTTTATCCTGTATAACAGATATCCATCTGATTAGAAAAATCGAATTAAAACACGAAAACACAAATTCAAACTAACAGCAAAACGTATCTTACCGCAAAAAGCTTGCACTCCATTGCCCCAAACTTATCGTTTCCACAATCACATCGAAAATTCCTGTATTATCAATAAGGTTTTGAGTGCAGCATACTCATAACATATCACAATGCCTCAGAAAGCACAATTTAAAGCAGGATCTGTTTGTAATTTAATCTAAAAACACTGATGCTTAGTTTTATTTCCTCCAGATCTCCATGTGGAAATTTCTTCACATAAGTTCTGCATTGTCTATAATGCAGCTAGTGCAAATACATCAGGGAAAAACAGCTAAATAATCCCTCTGTCATATTGTCAAAAATATATGGATACAAATTAGGCAAAATAGTTTG encodes:
- the ubr7 gene encoding putative E3 ubiquitin-protein ligase UBR7 is translated as MAANVGEEEATVSLVDVLEEDEELENEASAVLGGSDSEKCSYPEGYVKRQALYACNTCTPKGGEPAGICLACSYKCHEGHDLFELYTKRNFRCDCGNDKFGAMECKLFADKEKVNSGNKYSHNFFGLYCTCDRPYPDPEDEAPDEMIQCIVCEDWFHGRHLGCVVPDCVELQEMICESCMNKTAFLWNYAAHIAVPPMTKVSPCKGEEDVKVEVENDEEEKKINNENPKSSADEKVQVNGTSACKRKHQEEAEGFSEEGCRLREMKASGWSRTLQGAVFWPSAWRTKLCTCTDCKVLYTDAGVSFLLDEMDTVLAYENKGKSTMQAEQAGGAESRDPLMSALNNLNRVQQLEIIHGYNDMKTELKDYLQRFAAEGKVVTPEDIRHFFEQQQSRKRRRANTGQYYCS